The genomic segment GGCGACGAATGATCCCTCGACCCCCTGGGGACGTCCGAACGTGCGGGTGGCGGCCGGATCGACGGCAGGCCGCGAGACCGGGCGCGGCGCCAGGCGGGGGCTGCCGGAACTGTCCTGATTGGGGCTCAAGTTCAACCTCTATCCAAGCGCTCAGCGGCGAGCGCGCGCTATGGGACCGAGCACGTGCCTGCTCGACTTCACGTCCACCCTACCGGCGCTTACGCCGACTGCGATCCGTGCCGTCAGCTAACTGATCGGCGAGTCCCCCTCCGATGTCGCCGCCGCTGCGAGTCGGGCCCGGAGGTTGCTCGTGTTCGTCCGGCACCGCCTCCGGGATCTGCGACAACACTCCCAACAGGCTGCTCGGCATGTTGATCGGCAGCGAATCCCGCAATGCCGTACGCGCCTGAGTCTGGCCCTCGACCTCGGCCGCGCACTCGGGGCACAGCGACAGATGGTGCGCCGCCCGCAGATATGACTTCATCCGCAGCTCACCGTCGACATAAGCGGCGATCGCTTCGATGGACAGATGCTCGGTCGAGCCGAATTGGCGTGGCGCCCCGATCGGCGCATCGCTCTGCGAAGCGAACTGGGAGGGCAACCAGGAGAATGCTCGCCGGAACATGTGTCCACGGTCGACCATCACTGCGCTCCTCTCGGGGTTCGCGTCGGCCGCGTCAGCTCACGCCGTTCTACCGCTGGCGCGGGGCCGCTAGATCGAATGTAGCGCGCGCAGCCCGCGACGACATGACATGACGGCCACAGTTTGGCCGCTGCCCGCTCGTCTACGCCGATTCGGCGGTGAAGTCCGCCATCCCCCGCTGGCCGGAATGAGCCGCCAGGTACTCGCGCAGCGCCTGCCGACCACGGTGGATACGGCTGCGCACGGTGCCCAGCTTGACGCCGAGCGTCGCACCGATCTCTTCGTAGGACAGACCTTCGATATCGCACAGGACGACCGCGGCGCGGAACTCCGGCGCCAGCGAATCCAGTGCGGCCTGCAGGTCGGCACCCAGCCGCGAGTCGTGATAGATCTGCTCGGGGTTGGGCTCGTCGGCCGGCACCCGGTCGTAATCCTCGGGCAGCGCTTGCATGCGGATGCGGCCGCGACGGCGGACCATGTCGAGGAACAGGTTCGTGGTGATGCGGTGCAGCCAGCCCTCGAACGTGCCGGGCTGGTAGTTCTGCACAGAGCGGAACACCCTGATGAAGGTCTCCTGGGTGAGGTCCTCGGCGTCCTGCTGATTGCCCGACAGGCGATAGGCCAGCCGGTACACCCGGTCGGCGTGCTGACGCACCAGCTCGTCCCAGGACGGCATCGCCGTCCGGTCGCCGGTGGCGTCGAACACCGCGGTGCCCTGCAGTTCCTCGGACGGCTCAACCCACTCGGCTTCCCCATACTGCTCGGGGTGCGACATATGCGCCGGAGCCATCAATGTGGTGGTCGTCGGATCCTCCTGGTTGATCTGCGTTGACGGCTGGATGCCATCGACCGCATCAAGCCTGACAACGCGACCGTTGTCGGGCATATTCCCCGACCAGCGGGGGCTGTGTTCCATGCCCGCTACCGTTCCCCACACCCGTGGGGGAACAGTTTGAGCTAACTAAGGTTTGACTAAGAAATACTTTCGTTATCGTTTTGTGTCCAGCTCTTTCACTGCTGGACGGCGCGTCACCCTTGACGTCTGGGACGGACGCCGCGAACGCGGTGGCCAGGCACCCGCAGTGCCCGGGCGCGCCTGCTCACCCGTCGATCCAAGTGCGCCTACGCTGCTGAGAATGGCCACCACCGAGGACCAATCAGGCCAGCCGGAGGCCAGTCGCGCCGACCGGATCCTTGCCCATGCGGAGGGTTCGATCTCCGAGGACGCCATCGTCGCGGCTGCCCGGGAGCGAGCCGTGGACGCGGGCGCCGGAGCGGTGACCCCGGCCGTTGGAGCGCTGCTCAGCGTACTGGCGCGGCTGTCCGGCGGCAAAGCCGTCGTCGAGGTCGGCACCGGCGCGGGCGTGAGCGGACTGTGGTTGCTGTCCGGCATGCGCGAGGACGGCGTCCTGACCACCATCGACATCGAGCCCGAGCACCAGCGCATCGCCAAGCAGGCGTTCAACGAGGCCGGGATCGGCCCGTCGCGCACTCGGCTGATTGCCGGCCGGGCGCAGGAGGTCCTCACCCGGCTCGCCGACGAGTCCTATGACCTGGTCTTTCTTGACGCCGCGCCGTCCGATCAGGCCGATTTCATCGTCGAAGGCATCCGCCTTCTGCGACCCGGTGGCGCGATCGTCGTGCATCGGTCCGCCCTCGGCGGCCGCGCCGGGGATCCGGCAGCCAACGACGCCGAGGTCACGGCGGTGCGCGAAGCCGCGCGCCTGATCGCCGAGGATGAGCGGCTGACTCCGGTGCTGATTCCGCTGGGCGACGGACTCCTCGTCGCCGCCCGCGACTGAGTTTTCGCTTTTGACGCTTTCCTAACGGGCTGGATGCTTGACGCTCGATTGAACGAGTGTTTAGCATCCTAAACATGCGTTCAACGGACCTGACGACCGTGGCCCGGATCCGCGACGCCGCGATCGAGTTGTTCGGTGCGCGCGGGTTCGACGTCGGGGTGCGCGCGATCGCCGAGGCCGCCGGAGTCAGCCCCGGTTTGGTGATCCATCACTTCGGGTCCAAGGACGGCCTGCGTCAGGCGTGCGATGACTACATCGCCGAAGAGATCCGCAGCGAGAAGTCGGAGACGATCCGCTCCACCGATCCCGCCACCTGGCTGGCCGCGGCAGCCGAGATCGAGTCGTTCGCGCCGATGATGGCCTACCTGGTGCGCAGCATGCAGACCGGTGGAGAGCTGGCCAAGAACCTGTGGCGCACCATGTTCGCCAACGTGCAGGGCTACCTCGACGAGGGCGTCCGGGCCGGCACGGTCAAGCCGAGCCGTGACCCCGCCGCACGCGCGAAGTATCTGGGCATGGCCGGCGGTGGCGCCTTCCTGCTCTACCTCCAATTGCACGACACTCCAACGGATTTGCGAGCCGTTCTGCACGACTACGCCAACGAGATGATGCTGCCGGCCCTCGAGATCTACACCGAAGGCCTGCTCACCGATTCGACGATGTTCGACAGCTTCGCCGCACACGGCGAAATTGTGACCCACACCGAGGGAGAACAAGATGACGACGGCATCGGCACCGACAGCGCGCACTGACACCGCCGCAGTCGAAATCCAGGGACTGGTCAAAACTTTCGGCCGGACCCGTGCGCTAGACGGGATGGACCTGATCGTGCGACCCGGCTCGGTCGCCGGCTTCCTCGGACCGAACGGTGCGGGCAAGTCCACCACCATCCGAATCCTGCTGGGTCTGCTGCGCGCCGACGGCGGACATGTGCGCCTGCTGGGCGGTGATCCGTGGCGCGACGCGGTCGCATTGCACCGCCGGATCGCGTACGTACCGGGCGATGTGACGCTGTGGCCGAATCTGACCGGCGGCCAAGTGATCGAGTTCCTCTGCGGCCTGCGCGGCGGGGCCGACCCAGGCCGGCGCGACTGGCTCATCGACCGCTTCGAACTCGACCCGCACAAGAAGGCCCGCACCTACTCGAAGGGCAATCGCCAGAAGGTGGCGCTCGTCGCGGCCTTCGCGAGCGACGCCGACATCTACATTCTCGATGAGCCGACATCGGGCTTGGACCCGTTGATGGAGAACGTCTTCCAGCAATGCGTACAGGAGGTGGCCCGTCGCGGCGCGGCGGTTCTTCTCTCCAGCCACGTGCTGGCCGAGGTCGAAAA from the Mycolicibacterium crocinum genome contains:
- the rseA gene encoding anti-sigma E factor RseA; protein product: MVDRGHMFRRAFSWLPSQFASQSDAPIGAPRQFGSTEHLSIEAIAAYVDGELRMKSYLRAAHHLSLCPECAAEVEGQTQARTALRDSLPINMPSSLLGVLSQIPEAVPDEHEQPPGPTRSGGDIGGGLADQLADGTDRSRRKRR
- the sigE gene encoding RNA polymerase sigma factor SigE, coding for MEHSPRWSGNMPDNGRVVRLDAVDGIQPSTQINQEDPTTTTLMAPAHMSHPEQYGEAEWVEPSEELQGTAVFDATGDRTAMPSWDELVRQHADRVYRLAYRLSGNQQDAEDLTQETFIRVFRSVQNYQPGTFEGWLHRITTNLFLDMVRRRGRIRMQALPEDYDRVPADEPNPEQIYHDSRLGADLQAALDSLAPEFRAAVVLCDIEGLSYEEIGATLGVKLGTVRSRIHRGRQALREYLAAHSGQRGMADFTAESA
- a CDS encoding O-methyltransferase, whose protein sequence is MATTEDQSGQPEASRADRILAHAEGSISEDAIVAAARERAVDAGAGAVTPAVGALLSVLARLSGGKAVVEVGTGAGVSGLWLLSGMREDGVLTTIDIEPEHQRIAKQAFNEAGIGPSRTRLIAGRAQEVLTRLADESYDLVFLDAAPSDQADFIVEGIRLLRPGGAIVVHRSALGGRAGDPAANDAEVTAVREAARLIAEDERLTPVLIPLGDGLLVAARD
- a CDS encoding TetR/AcrR family transcriptional regulator, which codes for MRSTDLTTVARIRDAAIELFGARGFDVGVRAIAEAAGVSPGLVIHHFGSKDGLRQACDDYIAEEIRSEKSETIRSTDPATWLAAAAEIESFAPMMAYLVRSMQTGGELAKNLWRTMFANVQGYLDEGVRAGTVKPSRDPAARAKYLGMAGGGAFLLYLQLHDTPTDLRAVLHDYANEMMLPALEIYTEGLLTDSTMFDSFAAHGEIVTHTEGEQDDDGIGTDSAH
- a CDS encoding ABC transporter ATP-binding protein; translation: MTTASAPTARTDTAAVEIQGLVKTFGRTRALDGMDLIVRPGSVAGFLGPNGAGKSTTIRILLGLLRADGGHVRLLGGDPWRDAVALHRRIAYVPGDVTLWPNLTGGQVIEFLCGLRGGADPGRRDWLIDRFELDPHKKARTYSKGNRQKVALVAAFASDADIYILDEPTSGLDPLMENVFQQCVQEVARRGAAVLLSSHVLAEVEKVCDTVTIIRSGRTVQSGSLAQLQHLMHTTVTARTRRDPTVVTRWPGVHDVNIDDGQIRFTVGRDVLDATMAHLTQLGLVDLTVTPASLEDLFLREYRTADR